The Salmo salar chromosome ssa06, Ssal_v3.1, whole genome shotgun sequence genome window below encodes:
- the vgll2a gene encoding transcription cofactor vestigial-like protein 2a isoform X2: MSCLDVMYQVYGPPPQPYFAAAYSPYHHQKLAFYSKMQEAQDSISGGSSFSNLPGPTIKEEDCAREKDHPPEAEYLNSRCVLFTYFHGDISSVVDEHFSRALSQPTSYVHGSASNKSARDGLFPMSQRSFPPSFWNSAYQPSSLSSALGSSYSEIPFPGDPYSSASLHGHLHQATPEPWHHSHHHHHSYSLGGAIGTQGSPYPRPSMHEVYGTHFDPRYSSLLVPSVRPHRLPPSTVPGPSASPCDIGKSESASSAWTGAFTGAGADISQSIGLNVDAARCYTFSGGNILS, encoded by the exons ATGAGCTGCTTGGATGTTATGTATCAAGTGTATGGTCCACCACCTCAGCCTTATTTCGCCGCAGCTTATAGCCCATATCATCACCAG AAATTAGCATTTTATTCCAAAATGCAAGAAGCGCAAGATAGCATCAGTGGGGGCAGCTCGTTCTCAAATCTCCCTGGGCCGACGATAAAGGAGGAAGACTGCGCGCGCGAGAAGGATCACCCTCCGGAGGCCGAGTACCTGAACTCGCGATGCGTGCTCTTCACCTACTTCCACGGGGACATCAGCTCCGTGGTGGACGAGCACTTCAGCCGGGCcctcagccagccaaccagctacGTCCACGGGTCGGCCAGCAACAAGTCCGCACGAG ATGGATTATTCCCGATGAGCCAGAGGAGTTTCCCCCCGTCCTTCTGGAACAGTGCATACCAGCCCTCGTCCCTGAGCAGTGCCTTAGGATCCTCCTACTCAGAGATACCCTTCCCTGGGGACCCCTACTCCTCTGCCTCCCTACACGGCCACCTCCACCAGGCCACCCCAGAGCCCTGGCAccactcacaccaccaccaccactcttacTCACTCGGCGGGGCCATCGGCACCCAGGGCTCCCCCTACCCTCGACCCAGCATGCACGAAGTCTACGGCACGCACTTTGACCCCCGCTACAGTTCTCTGCTGGTGCCCTCTGTCCGGCCGCACCGGCTCCCTCCATCCACTGTCCCCGGACCCAGTGCCTCACCGTGTGACATTGGGAAGAGTGAGTCAGCCAGCTCGGCCTGGACTGGGGCGTTCACAGGGGCAGGGGCAGACATCAGCCAGAGCATCGGCCTCAATGTGGATGCAG CTCGATGCTACACCTTCAGT
- the vgll2a gene encoding transcription cofactor vestigial-like protein 2a isoform X1, producing MSCLDVMYQVYGPPPQPYFAAAYSPYHHQKLAFYSKMQEAQDSISGGSSFSNLPGPTIKEEDCAREKDHPPEAEYLNSRCVLFTYFHGDISSVVDEHFSRALSQPTSYVHGSASNKSARDGLFPMSQRSFPPSFWNSAYQPSSLSSALGSSYSEIPFPGDPYSSASLHGHLHQATPEPWHHSHHHHHSYSLGGAIGTQGSPYPRPSMHEVYGTHFDPRYSSLLVPSVRPHRLPPSTVPGPSASPCDIGKSESASSAWTGAFTGAGADISQSIGLNVDAGLQAQDKSKDLYWF from the exons ATGAGCTGCTTGGATGTTATGTATCAAGTGTATGGTCCACCACCTCAGCCTTATTTCGCCGCAGCTTATAGCCCATATCATCACCAG AAATTAGCATTTTATTCCAAAATGCAAGAAGCGCAAGATAGCATCAGTGGGGGCAGCTCGTTCTCAAATCTCCCTGGGCCGACGATAAAGGAGGAAGACTGCGCGCGCGAGAAGGATCACCCTCCGGAGGCCGAGTACCTGAACTCGCGATGCGTGCTCTTCACCTACTTCCACGGGGACATCAGCTCCGTGGTGGACGAGCACTTCAGCCGGGCcctcagccagccaaccagctacGTCCACGGGTCGGCCAGCAACAAGTCCGCACGAG ATGGATTATTCCCGATGAGCCAGAGGAGTTTCCCCCCGTCCTTCTGGAACAGTGCATACCAGCCCTCGTCCCTGAGCAGTGCCTTAGGATCCTCCTACTCAGAGATACCCTTCCCTGGGGACCCCTACTCCTCTGCCTCCCTACACGGCCACCTCCACCAGGCCACCCCAGAGCCCTGGCAccactcacaccaccaccaccactcttacTCACTCGGCGGGGCCATCGGCACCCAGGGCTCCCCCTACCCTCGACCCAGCATGCACGAAGTCTACGGCACGCACTTTGACCCCCGCTACAGTTCTCTGCTGGTGCCCTCTGTCCGGCCGCACCGGCTCCCTCCATCCACTGTCCCCGGACCCAGTGCCTCACCGTGTGACATTGGGAAGAGTGAGTCAGCCAGCTCGGCCTGGACTGGGGCGTTCACAGGGGCAGGGGCAGACATCAGCCAGAGCATCGGCCTCAATGTGGATGCAG gtcTGCAGGCCCAGGATAAGAGCAAGGACTTGTACTGGTTTTAA